From a single Lolium rigidum isolate FL_2022 chromosome 7, APGP_CSIRO_Lrig_0.1, whole genome shotgun sequence genomic region:
- the LOC124673495 gene encoding nodulation protein H-like: MVQVLLLNLHPCSLKGSKVAPLPPRQTLVFLIALFGLYVCYLSFNQIRLENKGGENGAEEQTGHVCTRPVIPDEELPYVHFPEPEGYNRAECSCTPVRFFVIVSMQRSGSGWFETLLNSHPNISSNGEIFNRMDRRENISSIVQALDKLYNLDWFTSAAKNECTAAFGFKWMLNQGFMDYHDDILSYLNKKGVSLIFLFRRNTLRRLISVLANNYDRDAKQLNGTHKSHVHSEEEAEILAKFKPELDVSTLISNIRDVEKYMGDCLDYFNTTRRMILYYEDIISNRNALLQVQEFLGVPARKLVSRQVKIHRRPLPDLVRNWEDVNSKLNGTEYARFLDGADYLK; this comes from the exons ATGGTACAGGTGCTGCTTCTGAATCTG CATCCATGCTCGCTTAAGGGTTCCAAGGTGGCACCCCTACCGCCGCGGCAGACCCTCGTGTTCCTCATCGCGCTGTTCGGTCTCTATGTATGCTACCTCTCCTTCAACCAGATAAGGCTAGAGAACAAAGGAGGGGAGAACGGTGCAGAAGAACAGACAGGGCATGTTTGCACAAGGCCTGTTATTCCGGATGAGGAGCTGCCATATGTGCACTTCCCAGAACCAGAGGGTTATAACAG GGCGGAATGCTCGTGTACTCCTGTTCGATTTTTTGTGATCGTGTCGATGCAGAGATCAGGAAGTGGGTGGTTTGAGACACTGCTGAATAGCCACCCTAACATCAGCTCGAACGGCGAAATATTTAACAGAATGGATAGAAGAGAAAATATATCATCTATCGTACAAGCACTCGACAAGCTGTACAACTTGGACTGGTTCACGAGCGCGGCAAAAAATGAGTGCACGGCTGCATTTGGGTTCAAGTGGATGCTAAATCAG GGGTTTATGGACTATCATGATGATATACTTAGTTATTTGAACAAGAAGGGTGTCTCTCTGATATTTCTCTTCAGGAGAAACACATTGCGCAGACTTATCTCTGTATTGGCTAACAACTATGACAGAGATGCAAAGCAGCTGAATGGAACCCACAAATCTCACGTTCACTCGGAAGAAGAG GCTGAGATACTAGCGAAATTCAAACCAGAACTGGACGTGTCAACTCTGATTTCAAACATCAGGGATGTTGAGAAGTACATGGGAGATTGCTTGGACTACTTCAACACGACACGCCGCATGATCCTCTACTATGAGGACATAATCAGCAACAGAAAT GCATTACTCCAAGTGCAAGAATTCCTGGGCGTTCCAGCGAGGAAACTGGTCAGCAGGCAGGTGAAGATTCATAGACGTCCGCTTCCGGACCTTGTCAGGAACTGGGAGGATGTGAACAGCAAACTCAACGGGACAGAGTATGCGCGCTTTCTGGATGGCGCAGATTACCTGAAGTGA
- the LOC124678359 gene encoding bZIP transcription factor 60-like, with amino-acid sequence MAEATLFADLPFPDDLPEFPHSVDDAFALEDFNLDDLDFDLDLDLFPTDDVQLPSPPPPSSPSSGSPAGGSSSSAGSPAGGSSSSSGAGVEAGPKNDESSESSSRSATAANDGKPADGEDKRRARLVRNRESAHLSRQRKKQYVDELEAKLKAMQATIADLSARISCVTAENAALKHQLATTGAAGTPPPLPMYPGLYPLPPPWIHPAYAMRGSQVPLMPIPRLKTRQPAPPAGAEPPAKKAKKTKKVASVSLLGLLLLTMLCGCLLPAVNRMYGTADSGEGVVLGQSHHGRILAVDGPRSSVSEGIDTNLQPNASETLPALLYIPRNGKHVKINGNLVIKSVVASEKASSRMPRSDGKSSVNQGNEETGLAIPRHVAKLDSVEVVESAKRITNKLIALPPGDGSIYREDDELLPQWFSEAMSGPMLSSGMCTEVFQFDTSPTSADPNGIVPVYSSAMSNSSHNFTENVPSQKVKTRRILHSMAIPVQGSTSNHTDHLKAHPENESFAGNKPASSVVVSVLADPREDADGRISSKSLSRIFVVVLIDSVKYVTYSCVLPFKNHSPHL; translated from the exons ATGGCGGAGGCGACCCTCTTCGCCGACCTCCCCTTCCCCGACGACCTCCCGGAGTTCCCGCACTCCGTCGACGACGCCTTCGCCCTGGAGGATTTCAACCTCGACGACCTAGACTTCGACCTCGACCTCGACCTCTTCCCCACGGACGACGTGCAGCTcccgtccccgccgccgccgtcctcccccTCATCCGGATCCCCCGCCGggggctcctcctcctcagccGGGTCCCCCGCcgggggctcctcctcctcctcaggcgCCGGCGTGGAAGCCGGCCCGAAGAACGACGAGTCCTCCGAATCCTCTTCCAGGAGCGCGACTGCTGCTAACGACGGAAAGCCGGCGGACGGGGAGGACAAGCGGCGGGCGCGGCTGGTGCGGAACAGGGAGAGCGCGCACCTGTCGCGGCAGAGGAAGAAGCAGTACGTGGACGAGCTCGAGGCGAAGCTCAAGGCCATGCAGGCCACCATCGCGGACCTCTCCGCCCGGATCTCCTGCGTCACCGCCGAGAACGCCGCCCTCAAGCACCAGCTCGCCACCACGGGTGCCGCAGGCACCCCGCCCCCGCTGCCGATGTACCCGGGATTGTACCCTCTGCCGCCGCCGTGGATCCACCCCGCGTACGCCATGCGGGGGTCTCAAGTCCCACTTATGCCGATACCGCGGCTGAAAACCCGGCAGCCTGCTCCTCCTGCCGGCGCAGAGCCGCCGGCCAAGAAGGCTAAGAAGACCAAGAAGGTTGCGAGTGTCAGCCTCCTCGGACTCCTGCTCCTGACGATGCTCTGCGGGTGTTTGCTTCCTGCGGTAAATAGGATGTATGGTACAGCTGATTCCGGAGAAGGCGTCGTTCTCGGCCAATCCCATCACGGGCGGATTCTGGCCGTCGATGGGCCTCGGAGTAGTGTGTCCGAAGGCATTGATACAAACCTACAACCGAATGCAAGTGAGACACTCCCGGCACTGCTGTATATTCCGAGGAACGGGAAGCATGTCAAGATCAATGGGAATCTGGTTATCAAGTCCGTTGTTGCCAGCGAGAAagcttcttcgcgtatgcctcgtTCTGACGGGAAGAGTTCGGTTAACCAAGGGAATGAGGAGACTGGCTTGGCGATTCCTCGCCATGTCGCTAAATTGGATTCCGTGGAAGTCGTGGAGTCTGCTAAGAGAATAACAAATAAACTGATTGCTTTGCCTCCTGGAGATGGAAGCATATACAGGGAGGATGATGAGTTGCTGCCACAATGGTTTAGCGAAGCAATGTCTG GTCCTATGTTGAGCTCTGGAATGTGCACTGAAGTGTTCCagtttgatacatctccgacgtcggCTGATCCAAATGGCATTGTTCCTGTCTACTCCAGTGCTATGTCCAACTCATCACATAACTTCACTGAAAATGTCCCATCTCAGAAGGTCAAGACCAGAAGGATTTTACACTCCATGGCCATTCCTGTACAAGGGTCAACATCTAACCATACTGATCACCTTAAAGCGCACCCCGAGAATGAGAGCTTTGCTGGAAATAAGCCGGCTTCATCTGTGGTGGTGTCTGTCTTGGCTGACCCAAGAGAGGATGCTGATGGGAGGATCTCTTCGAAGTCATTGTCGCGTATATTTGTTGTAGTCCTGATTGACAGTGTAAAGTATGTCACTTACTCTTGCGTCCTGCCCTTCAAAAACCATAGCCCCCATCTGTGA
- the LOC124673496 gene encoding ATP synthase mitochondrial F1 complex assembly factor 2-like produces MSLSLAARRLLLLRRCAAGRRLLGTAAEASDAIYVGKPVSVATRDETSVAMPMSFMTGSVVGKRFYRDATVRRADDGNGWTVMLDYRTLKTPAKRQLKLHSRALAVAIAAEWEYQEQDGIRPFTMPLMKLACTALERVPLTRAKIINNLMQRFHQDLVFCRSPADDELTKGVYEKQKEKIDPILDWVNTEFGVKPVVYTSFLGGKQDERLAKAVETVLKDANDRELASIDAMASAAHSLVIPLAIFRGRLGVEESIELIRLEEDHQVDKWGLVEGGHDVDIADLKVQMSSAVVFLHLSRRQ; encoded by the exons ATGTCGCTTTCACTCGCAGCCCGCCGCCTGCTGCTCCTGCGGCGATGCGCGGCCGGCCGCCGGCTGCTCGGCACGGCGGCGGAGGCCTCGGACGCGATCTACGTGGGGAAGCCGGTGTCCGTGGCGACGCGGGACGAGACCTCGGTGGCGATGCCCATGTCGTTCATGACGGGGTCCGTCGTGGGGAAGCGCTTCTACCGCGACGCCACCGTGCGGCGCGCCGACGACGGCAACGGCTGGACCGTCATGCTCGACTACCGCACCCTCAAGACGCCCGCCAAGCGCCAGCTCAAGCTGCACTCGCGCGCGCTCGCCGTGGCCATCGCCGCCGAGTGGGAGTACCAG GAACAAGATGGAATCCGCCCTTTTACAATGCCTCTTATGAAACTTGCTTGTACTGCATTGGAGAGAGTTCCGTTGACACGAGCGAAGATAATTAACAATTTGATGCAAAGATTCCATCAAGATTTGGTATTTTGCCGCTCACCTGCCGATGATGAACTTACCAAAGGAGTTTATG aaaaacagaaggagaaaatCGACCCAATACTGGACTGGGTCAACACAGAGTTCGGGGTGAAGCCTGTTGTATACACAAGTTTTCTAGGCGGGAAGCAAGATGAGCGGCTAGCTAAGGCTGTAGAAACCGTTTTGAAGGATGCAAATGATCGTGAATTGGCATCTATTGATGCTATGGCTTCAGCAGCCCATTCCCTGGTCATCCCTCTTGCAATATTTAGAGGAAGGTTGGGAGTTGAGGAGTCCATTGAACTGATCAGGCTTGAAGAAGATCACCAG GTCGATAAATGGGGCTTGGTTGAAGGAGGGCATGATGTTGATATTGCTGATCTTAAAGTGCAGATGTCATCGGCTGTTGTGTTTCTTCATCTCTCACGACGACAGTAA
- the LOC124678823 gene encoding probable carboxylesterase 18 gives MMETGSTSQEMQARASLPRPSPPALPCAVQLQVTAFSAGIDAINRRDGTVNRGVYSVADRLLRVSANPRPDPSGVRSADFVVDASRGLWARVFSPAGTAAWTRPAFPVVVYFHGGGFALFSAAQCYFDRLCRRLCRGIGAVVVSVEYRLAPEHPYPAAYDDAMDTLLFIDANGVPGLDDGVSVDLSSCFLAGESAGGNIIHHVANRWAAAASTTSSVRLAGLLSVQPYFGGEERTESELRLDGVAPIVNLRRSDFWWKAFLPAGASRDHPAAHVTDENAELGAAFPPALVVVGGFDPLQDWQRRYADVLRRKGKRVQVVEFPEGIHAFYLFPQLAASAEVIEDMRAFVESNRASSSTPESSTR, from the coding sequence ATGATGGAGACGGGGAGCACGAGCCAAGAGATGCAAGCTCGCGCCAGCCTCCCGCGGCCCTCGCCGCCGGCGCTACCGTGCGCGGTGCAGCTGCAGGTCACCGCGTTCTCCGCCGGCATCGACGCCATCAACCGCCGCGACGGCACCGTCAACCGCGGCGTCTACTCCGTCGCCGACCGCCTCCTCCGCGTGAGCGCGAATCCCCGGCCGGATCCTTCTGGCGTCCGCTCCGCCGACTTCGTCGTCGACGCGTCCCGGGGCCTCTGGGCGCGCGTCTTCTCTCCTGCCGGAACTGCTGCTTGGACCCGGCCGGCGTTCCCGGTCGTCGTCTATTTCCATGGCGGCGGCTTCGCGCTGTTCTCCGCGGCCCAATGCTACTTCGACCGCCTTTGCCGCCGACTCTGCCGCGGCATCGGCGCCGTCGTGGTCTCCGTCGAGTACCGCCTCGCCCCCGAGCACCCCTACCCGGCCGCCTACGATGACGCCATGGACACGCTCCTCTTCATCGACGCCAACGGCGTCCCGGGCCTGGACGACGGCGTCTCCGTGGACCTCTCCAGCTGCTTCCTCGCCGGGGAGAGCGCCGGCGGCAACATAATCCACCACGTGGCCAACCGCTGGGCTGCAGCCGCGTCCACCACCAGCTCCGTGCGCCTCGCCGGTCTACTGTCCGTGCAGCCGTACTTTGGCGGCGAGGAGCGGACGGAGTCGGAGCTGCGGCTGGACGGCGTGGCGCCGATCGTGAACCTCCGGCGGTCGGACTTCTGGTGGAAGGCGTTCCTCCCGGCGGGCGCCAGCCGCGACCACCCGGCGGCGCACGTGACCGACGAGAACGCCGAGCTAGGGGCGGCGTTTCCGCCGGCTTTGGTGGTCGTCGGCGGCTTCGACCCGCTGCAGGACTGGCAGCGGCGGTACGCCGACGTGCTGCGGCGGAAGGGGAAGCGGGTGCAGGTGGTGGAGTTCCCGGAGGGCATCCACGCGTTCTACCTCTTCCCGCAGCTCGCCGCCAGCGCCGAGGTCATTGAGGACATGAGGGCGTTCGTGGAGAGCAACAgggcgtcgtcgtcgacgccggAATCCTCCACGCGGTGA
- the LOC124673497 gene encoding probable carboxylesterase 18 — MEAAADQGVPASGGNGEALTLPPPLPLGVRLQVGGLTVAIDAVERRDGTVNRCLYSVIDRLLSARANPRPDSSGVRSYDFTIDASRGIWARVFAPVAAAAPLPVIVYYHGGGFALFSPAIGPFNGVCRRFCSQIGAVVVSVNYRLAPEHRYPAAYDDGVDALRFIDDAGAVPGLGDDVPVDLSSCFLAGESAGGNIVHHVANRWAAEHQPSAKSVRLAGIFPVQPYFGGEERTESELRLEGVAPVVNLQRSDFSWKAFLPVGATRDHPAAHVTDENAELAEAFPPTMVVVGGFDPLQDWQRRYADVLRRKGKKVQVAEYPDGFHGFYGFPELPDAGKVLQEMKAFVDSNRTAPKSTTP, encoded by the coding sequence ATGGAAGCCGCGGCGGATCAAGGAGTTCCCGCTTCCGGAGGCAACGGCGAAGCTCTGACGTTGCCGCCACCGCTGCCGCTGGGGGTGCGGCTCCAGGTGGGCGGGCTCACGGTCGCCATCGACGCCGTGGAGCGCCGCGACGGCACCGTCAACCGCTGCCTCTACTCGGTGATCGACCGCCTCCTGAGCGCGCGCGCCAACCCGCGCCCGGACAGCTCCGGCGTCCGCTCCTACGACTTCACCATCGACGCCTCCCGCGGCATCTGGGCGCGCGTCTTCGCCCCCGTAGCCGCCGCGGCGCCGCTGCCCGTCATCGTCTACTACCACGGCGGCGGCTTCGCGCTCTTCTCCCCGGCCATCGGGCCCTTCAACGGCGTGTGCCGCCGCTTCTGCAGCCAGATCGGCGCCGTGGTCGTGTCCGTCAACTACCGGCTCGCCCCGGAGCACCGGTACCCCGCGGCGtacgacgacggcgtcgacgcgctccgcTTCATCGACGACGCCGGCGCCGTCCCGGGCCTCGGCGACGACGTACCCGTAGACCTATCCAGCTGCTTCCTCGCCGGGGAGAGCGCCGGCGGGAATATCGTCCACCACGTCGCCAACCGCTGGGCCGCCGAGCACCAGCCCTCCGCCAAGTCCGTCCGCCTTGCCGGGATCTTTCCCGTGCAGCCCTACTTCGGCGGCGAGGAGAGGACGGAGTCGGAGCTCAGGCTGGAGGGCGTGGCGCCGGTGGTGAACCTCCAGCGCTCCGACTTCTCGTGGAAGGCGTTCCTGCCCGTGGGCGCCACCCGCGACCACCCGGCGGCGCATGTGACCGACGAGAACGCCGAGCTGGCCGAGGCGTTCCCGCCCACGATGGTGGTGGTTGGCGGGTTCGACCCGTTGCAGGACTGGCAGCGCCGGTATGCCGACGTGCTGCGGCGGAAGGGGAAGAAGGTCCAGGTGGCCGAGTACCCTGACGGCTTCCACGGGTTCTACGGCTTCCCGGAGCTCCCCGACGCCGGCAAGGTCCTGCAGGAGATGAAGGCCTTCGTGGACAGCAACCGGACGGCGCCGAAATCCACCACGCCATGA